In Stieleria varia, one genomic interval encodes:
- a CDS encoding efflux RND transporter periplasmic adaptor subunit translates to MSDSSSSESNAKRRRPWASYLVGSIALLLVGGASYAGYKLYSQSDTSQQAHSRPPTSVTVASAQRQTWTTELTGVGTLTAVQGTELTSELAGKVVAIDFESGARVEQGELLVQLDTTSEVAQLESLEPQLRKAKSDQERATQLIEGNAISREAYDEAIAEVDRLQAAIDKQRAIIDRKKIVAPFAGTLGIRKTNLGQYVSPGDAVVNLQQIEPIFVDFDLPERNSGVVDLGIAVRVSTSAYPDARFIGNVSAITPLIQETTRSFTVRAELPNQERKLKPGMFADVVVELPQQRDVVTIPQTAIAVNAYGSSVFVLQEAEQGSEQTLAKRTFVRTGERRGLDIEIIEGVEAGQRVVTSGQLKLSNESPVTISQRDVSEGVVAEPTKP, encoded by the coding sequence ATGAGTGATTCGAGCAGCAGCGAAAGTAATGCCAAGCGGCGGCGTCCGTGGGCGAGTTACCTAGTTGGGTCGATCGCGTTGTTGCTGGTAGGCGGTGCAAGCTATGCGGGATACAAACTCTACTCGCAAAGCGACACTTCGCAGCAAGCTCACTCGCGGCCGCCAACCTCTGTTACCGTCGCATCGGCACAGCGTCAGACGTGGACCACGGAACTCACCGGCGTGGGCACACTCACCGCAGTTCAGGGAACGGAGTTGACCAGTGAACTGGCCGGAAAAGTCGTTGCGATCGATTTTGAATCAGGGGCACGGGTGGAACAAGGCGAACTACTGGTCCAACTGGATACGACCAGCGAGGTTGCACAGCTTGAGTCGTTGGAGCCGCAGTTGCGAAAAGCCAAATCGGATCAGGAGCGCGCGACGCAGTTGATCGAGGGCAATGCCATCTCCAGAGAAGCTTACGACGAAGCGATCGCCGAAGTCGATCGTTTGCAAGCAGCGATCGACAAACAGCGTGCCATCATCGACCGCAAAAAGATTGTCGCTCCATTTGCGGGCACGCTCGGCATTCGGAAGACCAATCTGGGCCAGTATGTTTCGCCCGGCGACGCGGTCGTGAACCTTCAGCAGATTGAACCGATATTCGTCGACTTCGATCTTCCCGAACGCAATTCGGGTGTCGTCGATCTCGGGATTGCGGTGCGAGTTTCCACGTCTGCCTACCCCGATGCAAGATTCATTGGGAACGTTTCTGCAATCACACCGTTGATCCAAGAAACCACACGCAGCTTCACCGTCCGGGCCGAACTGCCCAATCAAGAACGCAAATTGAAACCAGGAATGTTCGCCGACGTCGTCGTGGAGCTTCCGCAGCAACGTGATGTCGTGACGATCCCGCAGACGGCCATCGCAGTCAACGCCTATGGCAGCAGCGTGTTCGTGCTGCAGGAAGCCGAACAAGGATCCGAGCAAACGCTTGCCAAACGAACTTTTGTACGAACGGGCGAGCGACGTGGCCTGGACATCGAGATCATCGAAGGCGTCGAAGCGGGACAGCGCGTGGTTACTTCGGGCCAATTGAAACTGAGTAATGAGTCGCCGGTCACGATCAGCCAGAGAGATGTCAGTGAAGGCGTCGTAGCGGAGCCGACAAAGCCGTGA